From a region of the Sulfuriferula plumbiphila genome:
- a CDS encoding LuxR C-terminal-related transcriptional regulator — protein MEKYLYAATAVRRFPGWFNAYELGVSWKTIEVHRANAMRKMQANSLSELVGMVLHLRAA, from the coding sequence ATGGAAAAATATTTATATGCGGCCACTGCTGTCCGGAGATTTCCGGGGTGGTTCAATGCATATGAACTGGGTGTGAGTTGGAAAACCATCGAAGTGCATCGTGCCAATGCAATGCGCAAAATGCAGGCCAATTCGCTCTCCGAATTGGTCGGAATGGTACTCCACCTGCGCGCCGCCTAA